The Swingsia samuiensis genome contains the following window.
GCCGAGGCCTTGGCAAAAATCAGGCGTCTGTAGGCGTCATCTGAAAGGCGATAGTTCGACGAAAGGGCGTTCCCGTTATAAAACACACCTTCTCCAAAAGTCTTGGAGTTCGGCAGTCCTTGCTTGAAACCGAAATACCCGCTTTTCGCGAGTTTCAGCGTTCGATTGACGCCAACAATGCGTCCCCAGACGTCTAATCCCCAGCCTGTTGCAGTTTTGGGGTTCCAGACATTTAAAAACCAGTCATCCAGAACTTTGTGTGGGTCAATCGCATCGTTAAACGCTTGCAGGATCGCCACAAGGCGTTTGCTGTTCGCGTATTGGTAGTGGAAGGTATCGAGGATATTATCCATTAGACCAGCTTTACACTGATGTTTTCATCCGAGAGGGTCGGGTTCTGGTTGAGGTTCAGATCTACCCTGATCCCGGTTGGATTAGGGGCCGTGCCAATGGTGATTTCTTCCACCTGCGCCCAGTCGCCCAAATTGCTCACAGAGGAATAATAGCGGCCAGCAATGATGGATGAGGCAATGCGCGGGCGAGGGATATTACTATTCCCCTGAAAAGCCGATTTAATGGCATTTTTAACGAGCATTTCAACGGAGGACGGAACCGAAGGCGCGTTAATGATCTGCACGGAAAAAAAGATCGGCGTATCCACGGCAGGGTCATATTTGACCGTGTAAGTCGGGCCGTTGCCATTATAGACAGGGGCGGGGTCTTGTATCGTCACTACATTAGAGCCCGTAAACCCACATCCGGGCGGCTTCTTTTGGATAATCGCCAAAGCAATATCAGAAGGGTTTCCACCCGAAACGCAGCAATAGATTGAATTGGGCGCAAGTGAAACGCCGCGTGTGGTTACGGGAACATTGGACGGATTGTCGATAACGTAAGCGTCATTCACGCCTTGCAGGGAGAGGAGTTTCCCTAAGATTGCGCCATTTTGTCCCACACTGTTATTGGCGACACTATTGGCCCGACGCACTTCAAAATCAGCACGCCCTTCATTGGGGTTGCGCGTGAGGAAGTAAATATATCCAATCGCATCCTGCATCCGCCCCGAAGCCGTGCGGGGGTCAATTCCGTTGATCAGGCTTAATAAAACGTCGTTACAGCGCCCAATGATCGCGGTCATGGTATTGGCAAGCTGGCTTTGAGGCGTGCCATTGCTTGCGCCAATATTGCCGCCAAGGGCTGCGTTTAAATCTGCTTTAACCCCATCACGGATATTCGGCTCGGAAGGGGAGACATAGCCACTCTCTGTCAAGCGAGAGGTCGGAACAGAAGTCGTATAATTAGAAGTCGACATTCGCTGTTTCGCCTGTTTTTAACTTTACGAGGATTGTGCCGCCAAGGCTTCGATCCGCCCTTGGACCGACGAGAAGGCATTGAGCGCTTTGAACGCCATCGACAGAGGCCGCAGCCTGTTCAATTTGATTTTTGAGCGTGGCAACCGGAAAGCCCCCCGGAGCACTCATTTGCTGGTAAGAAATACCAAGGCTTGTGTCGTAGAAATGATCTCCAAGCCAGCACCGTGCGGCACAAGCCACCGCTTGAAGGGTGGCGTAAGGCTCATCACACAGGGCAAGATTGCCGTTCGCATCAACGACAAGGTCCCACGTTGATCGATCAAGCAGGAGAGAGCGCATAAAGAGCCGAGCAGATTTTTTGGGAATATAGCAAATCTATATAAAAGATTGCCGACAAGTACAAGCTTATTCTGGCTCTTGGGTGTCACTATTTCCAGACTGAACGCCCGGATGTTTGTGTTGCTTCAGCGAAATGCCGCCGGCTTTAACGTCCCCAGAGGCTTTAATATCGCCCTGAACGGTCAAATCGCATTGAATGGATGCCGATTGAGCTTGGATTTCAACCGTTCCTGTTGTGACCAGACGAACGCCATTTTGGGTGATTTGCAGATAGTGCTTGGGGTCTTTCCCCAAGAAGCCACCCACATAGACCGAATCAGATAAAGAGTGGCTGCGAAGCGTTGGTGGAGAGGCGGGTTTGCGTTGCTCGACGGCTTCACTTTGGTCGCGCCCGGAAACGATGATGTATCCAATATCTCCCACAGCGGGGTCAATCACGACCGCACATTCTCCGCCATGAATACGCATGTAAGGGATGCCATAGATCGTATCGTGTGGAATAGCGGTTCCGTCTGTGGTGCGTTGGTGAACCATAGGCTGCACGTCCACCTTGCCAACAATGCCATCCCCTGGGTGAACGGCCTTTACCGTGACGAGCGTGTTGCTTCCGATATTGGCGATGTGACGCGCAATCGCGGCATCCAGCGCACTGTTAACGGTGTTGGTGTCCGAGGTGCGTAAGGTCGTTGATGGGGTCATGATTTATATTCCTGTGCGACTTGGTTTAAGGCGTAGTCCGTGCGTTGGGCTGTGACGTAGGTGAACCAGGGGCCATTTGGTGTTTCGCATGAGAGGTCATGCGTGATGAAGGTCGGGTTCCAAAGGCCGTTGACGGGCATGGGCGTAATGCTTTGCCCCATCTGGTTATTCACCCATCCAGCGGGGAGATAAGTGCTGTCGATCTTAACAGGGACATTGAACTGGATGGTGGGCTTAAAGAGCGTGGTGAAATGAATACCTTGCTGATTGTAAGACGGATACCCAATCAACCCGGTATGTTTGCTGATTGTAACAGTCGTGGCATCCTTATTGACGCTGCGTGAGGCTGCCCAGACATGAAGATTTCCGTTCGTATCAAAGTGATAGGTTGCACCAATGGCTCGGGCTAATTCATCAATCTGATCGATCAGGTTGCCGCCTTTGTAGAAATTGGTAATCGTCGTTTTACTTGTGAGCCCATGATTAACGAAAATGCCTGAGATTTTAGGGCGGCCATCATCTTTATTTGCAAGGCGTGAAAACCGTTCGGCTAAGTCCGAAAAGATGGTGGTAACAGGAACCTTGCCTTGATAACTGACGGGGGAGACAATCTCGGTCTTAGCTAAGCCCACGTCATACGCGAGGATCTGAAAAGCCACATCGGGTGCACCAGCAAAATCGGCGTAGGCTTCGGCAATAATGCCTCGGAAAATAGTGCTCAAGCCATGCTCATCATCACCCGCTTGGACAATCACACTGGCATTGGAGGCGCGGATCGTGTTTTGATTGTCCTTGCTCGTCATGCCCTGAACGACCGACAGGCGGTTCATAGTCGCCAAAGGCAGCCCCTCAATTCGCAAAGAAGCCTGTGAGCCATAAAGCATTGTCCCGCCTGTAATCGTGGCACGAATACGATATCCTGAGATCGTCAGTTCATCACTGTGCCCGCTTGGCCCCAAAGAGCCGTCAGGAATATAAAACGTGATCGCAATGCGCTTTTTGGTGAAGCTCATTTCCGGCCGAAAGCCGACAACGTGAATATTTTCTTCCATGGGAGTTCTCAATAAAAAAGCCACCCGGTGAGGGGTGGCTTGGTGTTAAGCGTTTTTGACTAAAAAAATTATTTGACCAAAGACAGATTTTTGGATTCGTTCGACAACTTGCCTTTGTGTTCTAGGAATTGAATCAACCCTTCCAGTTCTTCTAAGGGCCAATTAAGATCCTGTGCAATTTCATGCTTGCTTATTTTATTGCGCCAAAGGCTTTGTAAAACTTTTATCCAAATGGTTGAGGTTTCTCTTCGTACCCCAATTGGCTCATCTGTCCGATATCCTCGTCGACCAAGTTCAATACAGATTGATTTATACTGCCATGGGGTCAACATACCCAAAGTATGTAAGCGATAAGCTAGTGCCATTGCAGAAACACGCCAACGCAATTTGGCTTTTAGGATTACGTCTACTGTAATCGGATAACCAATACGAGATTTGATATCATTTTCAGGCATAAGAAAGGCCGACGCAAAAGCATTCGCTTCTTTTTCAGCGTTCTTTATGTCACGTATATTGTCTTGCTTGTGCAGAACGAGATGCCCAAGCTCATGCGCTGTATCGAATATACTGCTTTCTGCAGTTTTAAAATTATTTAAAAAAACAAAAGGTTTGTTATCTCGCCAAAATGAAAACGCATTGACGGAAGATGTATCTTCAGAAAGCGAAAAAACCCGGATGCCATGAGTTTCTAATAATCCTATTAAGTTACCTATAGCGCTCTCACCGATACCCCAAGCCTGACGAACTAGATATGCAGCAATAGCAGGGCTACTTTCATGATTAAGATCAGGTATATCAACATTAGGGAGAGAAAAACGCGTTTCAACCCAATCCATGAGACTTAAAGCGAGTTGGCCTGCACCTTCAGCAGCCTGACGTTCTTTCGCACTCATTTTGGAAAAGCTGCGGAAACTTATAGAATCACTATTTAGATCCTCAGGGTCGTCCATATAAAAGAAGTTTCTAGGATATCCTAAGACACTGGCAATATTATTAATTGTGTTCGGGTCAGGTTCGTGCTGGCCTTTTTCTAGGCGTGCGATAGTATCAGTCGCTAAGCGTGCTTGTTCCGCCAAACTACGAGCAGTTAAACGCTTTCTTTGTCGTGCTAGGGTTAGTCTCTTAGGATTAAACATTGTAACCGGTGTTATTTTTTGATGATTTGTGGATCAAAGTCATAAAGAATATCTCCTTCGAGATTCATCTTCGTTTCAGTGCTAGAGTTACAGTTCCCTAAGAAATTACGTTCTTTATAGCTGGAAAATGTTTTGTTTGACACAATAGGACGCGATAATTCCATATTCCCTTTGTCATCTAGTAATAAGTAGTAAGTGGTAAAAATATCTTTCTTATCTGTATCTTCTGACTTTGTATAAGTTGGAAGATCAGAGAATAAGCTATTATTTAGAGAACGCTCAGTTGCGGGGCCTTTTTTAGAGAGAGGTTTAGGTAGCACATCTTTTCGACAGCAAACATCAACCGTAGAGTATGCAACTCTTATTTTCTTTGCTTTATTTTCAATATATTCAATACCTTTGCTAAAAGATGGTTCCCATTTTTCACCTACGAGTAAGTAACGCACTTGAAAAATCGCTGCCTGAAAAAGAAAAGTTCCTTTTGCAGTCTTTGCATGAAGGGGCGTAGCATCTGTTCTGGCATGCAAAGCTCTATGTCCAGCCAATAAAAACTGATTTCGGCTGGCATCAATAGACTCTAGGAAAAGATCGACCTCCTCTTCCTCGCTACGAAGAGTAGACTTTTCCCAATCTTGGGATGTTACTGTATTTTTTCTGTATGCGTTCACGATAAATAATCCAATGTCGGTTTTTCTTACCTACAAGTAGGTCAAAAAAACCGACAAGGTCAAGTGTTAAGCGTGGTGAAGTGTTTTTCGAGGCGATCGAAAGACGGGCGTTTTGAGTGTCTCTCGCCCAAGAAAGGTACCTCTATGACGGAGGTACCTTTACTAAGTACAGGATGGCGTTCTATTTTTTAGAGAAACGCTTACCTAATCAAGAAAGATTATATCTCTTTGTGTAGTAAACGTTTTGAATATCGGCTTCAGGATATACCCATTTTTCCCAATTTTCTAACATCCAGTTTTTACTGAGTTTCTCATTTTCGTCTAAGCATTCATTAGGAAGAAAAACGAGAATATGGCCCGACTTTACACCTGAACTTACGACAAGGGCATATTTTCTATCTTTAGATGAGGATGGGATTTCACTGATTATGAAATCTACTTTTTCTTCGTACGGCCATTCAGCATCCAATCGAAAAACACCTCCAAAGTCTAGGAAATCTTCTTCATAATCGGCTAATTTTATGAAATTATTATTATCTTCTGGATTTATATGATAACTTTCAAACTCAATGTCGCTTCTGATGTAATTTTCTATTTGATAATAATCTTTATATAAAACGTCTTTAACGTCACAGTCACAAACGTACTTTTCCCAATTCTTTAAAAGCCATTGTTTATTAATCATCCGGGTGCCTTCATCAAGGCACTCATTAGGAAGATTAACTAAAATTCTTCCTGCTTCAGGCCCAGTCCTTATCAACAAGCCCATATAAGTTGGGTCGCCAGTACCATTAAATAAAATCATAAATTCTACTGGTTCTTCTTGAGTTTCTTTTCTATTAATTTGAAAAACTCCACCCCTTGAAAAATATGGCTGTTTAAAATCTTTAAGTTTTACAAATTTACTTTTCATTGTGGGGTAGTGTGCGATAAATGCCATTTATTTCACCAGTAAATTAATGAGTGCTAAGAGTTTTTTAGTCTTTATACTGTGTTCGTATATTAGGAAAATATGAAGATAATGTCGATATTTGGAAGCCGATTACTCCCCATTTTGTTTATATTGGGCTTGTCTCTGTCCTCCGCCCACGCTGAGTGCGAGTGGAAGTGGGACTGCTCGGGCGGTCAGTGCCGTCAGGTTCCGTTGTGCGATAACTCGATTGACTTACCGCCTGTAAGACCGCCAGAGGTGGCACCAATTGCTCCGCCATCCATTGAGCCGATCAACCTGCCGACTGTTCCGCCTGTTGGTACAAGTAAGTGCCACATGGCGAATATCTGCGACGGGAGTGGGGATTGCCATTGGCAGCAGGTGTGTCAGTAAGGATTTTAACGACCTCCCAATACTAAAAATAAAATGGCGACAATAAGAGTAAGTAATGGCGTTATACACCAAATGACCCATGCGACCCGCATGGTTCGTTGGTCTTTAATCCCAGCGGCATTGTTGATTGTATCTATTTCGTCGGCATATTCGGAATATAAATTAAGAAATTCAAGTTCAGTTTTGTTTTCCATTGAGTCTGTGATGCCTTTTAATCCCCCTGGCGCTAGGGATAAATTATATATTTTTGTGGAATAAAGAACCTTGGCGCATAAGAGAGATGCCGCAGTGAAGCCGATGGCAGCGCACCATGCTTCGACATTTTTGTCTGTTGATTGAGTTACAATCACGGCAACTGAAGCAGTGGCGAGAGTAATTGACCATCCAAGAAGAGATGTTGCGCGGGATTTCGTACGGTCGAGCGAAGCTTTAAAATTCTCATGTGCTTTTTCCGCTTGCCGAACTCTTTCGCGTGCCAGCCATAACTCGAAATCATTATTTTCTCGGGTCACTGTTTTTCTCCTGCTGCGATGAAAACAAGAATAAATCGACTGCCTAAGCCATCATAACGGGGATCATCATTGCCAAGCGTGTCGATAAAGAGAAGATCGCCACCGATGCCGAGATAGGAAGCGTGAATAATGGGGTTTTTATTCTGACAGAGCGCGCCTGACACGATCATTGCACTATTGCGCCAGAGATTGAGGTAAAGTCCTGTCGAGCGCTGGTAGAGGTCAAGCCGATAGGATTGTTGGTTGAGAACCACATTCATCGTTTGCGATGGGGTCGGGATGAGAGGGATTTGGATCATACGTTCCTCCCTTAAAAGGCGTTTCTGATGGTGGAGGGAGGTTCGATAGTCTGGACAGATCCACGCTGAACCGTATCGGCACCTGCAGGTTCTTTGGTGTTTTTATATTCCGCCGTTGCCGTTTGTCGGATTTCCTGAATGGCGATTTCAGCCACAATCATGGTGATGCCGCTGCGGCTATCGCGCCGGAAACGATAGCCCGTAATATTGGCGTTCTCGTAGGTCTTTTCTGGCGTCACCACCTGATACAGTTCTGTATTCTTTGACAGCGCATCAAGCGTATCGAGAAAAGACTTCCGAACAGAGATCCCTTGGTCAAACCGCCCTCCACCAAGAACGGACATAACGCCGTTAAGAATATCATCAGATCCAAGAATGCTTGTGCCTTGGGAGGTGAGGCTTTTAAGGCGCTGCAGAATACTATCATCGCCCGTTTCCGTGCCATCACACACCATTTCGATGACAGCATTATAGGGCTGTGCGATCTTATTATACGCTGTAAAAGCCCCGTTTTCTAATGGCGCTGTTGCGACGGAGTGTTGAGAGCCAAAATCCACAGAAGCAACATGCCCTGACGAGAGAACTTTTCGCACACCATCCGTGTTCCCGATGCGTTGCTTGGCAAAGATGCCCCAATGTTGAGAGGCTTGATGAACAAGCCAGTTCTCAAGCACTTTGCCCGCTGTGGTTGAGACGGAAGCGCGGACGCCTTGCTCGATAGATTGACCCAACACAGCCGGAACACCGACAGCAACAGGCACGTCCCATACGTCAGGGAGTGGAATGACAGGAAAGGGCATAATCAGCCTCAGTGAATACTTCGAGCGTTGTTATTGGGAATACTGCGAGCAAGTTCGGCATGAATATCACGCGCTATGTCACGCCCGTTATTCCCCGTCGTGTGGACGTTAATGTTGCCAATATGCACGGCAGTGCTGTTGTCCACGCGGCTTGATTTCTCTGCCTGTGCAGCGGTGGTCGCTGTCTCATATTGAGAGACAATCTTATCGGCGGCGAAGGTGGGGTTGGCTTTAAAGGCGTCTAGCACACGTTGAGCATATTTCGTGCCAGAGGTTCCGAACGCATCACTTCCTGCAACACCTGTATTCAGCCATTGTAAAGCCCCGCCTGCGCCTTGATTGTGGGCGTAAGCGAGAATGGATAACTTTTCAGCAGCCGATGCATTTCTGAACTTGTCGCTGTGTGAGGAAAGGTATTGATCGTTCTGTGCTGTAAAGGCTTGGAAATACCTTTCTTGCATGGCTGGATCGTGGAGGAACTCGTCCGTAGTCGGGACTTTCTCATGCAGGAAGTTTGCCGCACTCTTAATCGCCGCTTCTCCCATTTGGTACTTGCCCGCGAATTTGCCGCCAGCGCCTCCCATTTGGTCGTAACGTGCGCCTTCAATGCCTGCAATGGAGTTAGAGAAGGGGTTGAGTTTTGTATTGTCGTCAAACAACCACATAACCTGTGATTGAGTGTTGGGATTGCTTGTCTTGTTGAGCAACCAGTTTTCTATTGGCGATCCAATATGTTTTTTAAATGCCTCATAGCCAGCATCAATACTTGGATCGTCGTGAGAGAGGTAGTTTTTAATAGCCTCGCCAAGATCACCGATGCTTTTTTTAAAGTTATTTACGCTTTGCGTTGCGTTGTTTGCAAATTGTTCCCACTTGATAAGTCTGTCGATCCCTTTTTCCAGAGACGGAGTGAGATCGCCAAGAATAGTACGCCCCAATAGTTCGGATTGGGTTGTCAGGACTGTAAACTCTTCCGTTAGTCGTTGACTGTCTTTGATCTGTTTTTCGGTAGGGCCAATATTCTGAAATTCTTTCTGGATACGGTCGAAGTCTTTAACGCTCTTATCGATGAGGTTAATTTCGCCGGGTCCAAATCCGAGGCTTGAGAGAAGGGTGTTCTTGACCCCTTGATCCATTCCTTGGGTTGAACGGTTCAGGCGTTTTAATATGTCCTGCCGAATATGATGGTGTTCATCGAGATAATCATTGGTGTTTAGACCGAGATTACCCATAATTCTATTAAGGTTTGCCGATTGAGCAGGGTCAACCGCCATATTCTGAAGCGTTTGGAACGTTGAGCCAACCTCAGATGCTGAACCTCCGACTGCCTCAACAGCCTTTTGCATTTGATAGAGTTTGGTTGGATCCATATTCAGGCGTTGGGCCATATATCCCAATTCTGAATTAGAGCGCGTAACATCTGAAAGGAAGTCTTTTAAGGCTTTCCCTCCGGTAAAAATAGCAAGAAGGCCAAGCGCTTCTCGACGAACAAGAGAAAATGAATCTGCTGATTTTTTACCGCTCCTTTCAAACTCCTTTCCAGACTTTTCAGCCTTTTTGCTGCTTTGTTCGAGTTTTTTTCCTGCGCCTTCGGCTTTTTTGCCGCTATTCTCGGCGTTCTCTCCCGTTTCTTCTAAAGTAGAGCCTGCGGCATCTGCGGCATTATCCAGCGTTTTAAACGCTTTGGTCATCGCGTTCAGTTCAGCAGGGACGTTTTTAGTATCCAAAGCGAACTTAATGACGAGAGAGTCGAGGACGTTTGCCATTTCAAAGAACTTTATGAGTTATACGCCGAGACGGTAAAAGCCTCCCACAACAGAAGCATATCTTCGGTGTCGTAGAGGGTTTTCAATTCGTGGAGTGTCGCAAGCCTAGAGGCGAGAACTGCCCCCATGATGGGGGACATATTCACGCAGCTTGCGGGTTTGCGGTGTCCCCTTGAGGTGTGAGGGCCGCCACGAGGGGGGAAATCTGGTAAGCGGCGGCCTTGAAGAAATCCACATGCAGCTTGAAGGCTTCCTCGCGAAGCTTTACGAGGGTTTCAGCATCGTCAATATCGGCGTCAAGGATTTCAGAAGGGACTGTCCCAGCACGAACGATCTTGGCGCATTTCATGAGGGCTTCGAAGGCTTTGTCGCACTCTTCATTGTCCATATAACCAAAGATGTTCATGGCTAAGCCGGACATTCCAAGAAGTCCCGCTTTAATGCCAGAAGGAGGGACTTTAACGCCCGCTTGGATTAGAGCCTTGATCGTATGACGCGCCCACTTGTCAGCCGCAAAAGCCGACATGCGGGTGATGACAAACTTCTTGCCTGCATCGGCTCCTGATGTAGGAGACCATTCAATCTCTTTCATGGATTATATTCCTGCTGGCAATACACGTTCCCATTGGAGCGTGTAGGTTTGATCTTCAAGGGTTGTTCCCGCACTTGGAAAGACAGAGCCATTGGTGAGGCAGCCATTGAGAAGCGTGAACTTCCGGCCTGTGTCTGGGATGGATATTTCGCCACCCAGGGTAATCACTGTTCGGGATTGCTGCGAGGCCATAATAAGAGCATCAAAATAGGGGATGCTCTTACTGGCGGCAGAGAGTGTGACCGTCATACTCACAGCACGCGGCACATATCCACGGTTCAGAAAGCCATCGATTGACATTTTGGTCTCGGCCAGTTCAATCGCTTCGGCCTCAAAAGCCCGATCTGCCGAGAAGTTTTCCAAGCGAACAGGCGCGTTGAAAAGCCCGGTAAATGTAAGCATGAAGATTGCATTTGCCGAGGTAATTAATCCACCAGCCATTATTGAACCTCAACTGCTGCAAGTTTGATTGTCTGAACACTGCCGCCGTCTGTGTAGAACAGAACAGGCGTAATCGGTCCGCGTGTTGTGCGGACAAAGGGGAGCGCCTTGGATGCACCGGGGATGAAATACCAGCCTCGCGTTGCAAGCGTCTGTGCGGCGGATGTATTCCCCGCTTGGGAGTTGATGTTTTGAATTTGGGATTGGGCTAAGTTCACACCATCACGAATAGCGCCAAAGGTAACGGCCTGATTAATCGTATCTTGTACGGCCGAGGAAATGTAGCTGTCCCCAAGCGCATTAAACGGAATGTTCTTGACCGTTTGCATCATGTTCACCAGCGCATTTTGAAGGCTGGTATTGAGCCAGATCTGGTTGATGTAGCTGTCTGCAAAGCCAAACGAACCACTGACGGTTCCGGGATAGAACCACTGACGGCTGGACGCTTGCGTGTCATAAGAGCCGTAATAGTTATACCCGTTCGCTTCTAGTGTTCTGGCGGTTGTGCCATCGATCACCGTAGGGGTTACATTGCCATTTGATTGATAGCTTAAGCCCGTGCGGCCGTTGGTGG
Protein-coding sequences here:
- a CDS encoding DUF2612 domain-containing protein, whose amino-acid sequence is MDNILDTFHYQYANSKRLVAILQAFNDAIDPHKVLDDWFLNVWNPKTATGWGLDVWGRIVGVNRTLKLAKSGYFGFKQGLPNSKTFGEGVFYNGNALSSNYRLSDDAYRRLIFAKASANITDSSITSINAILMLLFGAKGRCYVVDHQDMSMTFVFDFTPDPVDEAIIASSVLPRPSGVTYTYKFTSS
- a CDS encoding Gp138 family membrane-puncturing spike protein, whose protein sequence is MTPSTTLRTSDTNTVNSALDAAIARHIANIGSNTLVTVKAVHPGDGIVGKVDVQPMVHQRTTDGTAIPHDTIYGIPYMRIHGGECAVVIDPAVGDIGYIIVSGRDQSEAVEQRKPASPPTLRSHSLSDSVYVGGFLGKDPKHYLQITQNGVRLVTTGTVEIQAQSASIQCDLTVQGDIKASGDVKAGGISLKQHKHPGVQSGNSDTQEPE
- a CDS encoding baseplate hub protein, with translation MEENIHVVGFRPEMSFTKKRIAITFYIPDGSLGPSGHSDELTISGYRIRATITGGTMLYGSQASLRIEGLPLATMNRLSVVQGMTSKDNQNTIRASNASVIVQAGDDEHGLSTIFRGIIAEAYADFAGAPDVAFQILAYDVGLAKTEIVSPVSYQGKVPVTTIFSDLAERFSRLANKDDGRPKISGIFVNHGLTSKTTITNFYKGGNLIDQIDELARAIGATYHFDTNGNLHVWAASRSVNKDATTVTISKHTGLIGYPSYNQQGIHFTTLFKPTIQFNVPVKIDSTYLPAGWVNNQMGQSITPMPVNGLWNPTFITHDLSCETPNGPWFTYVTAQRTDYALNQVAQEYKS
- a CDS encoding helix-turn-helix domain-containing protein; this translates as MFNPKRLTLARQRKRLTARSLAEQARLATDTIARLEKGQHEPDPNTINNIASVLGYPRNFFYMDDPEDLNSDSISFRSFSKMSAKERQAAEGAGQLALSLMDWVETRFSLPNVDIPDLNHESSPAIAAYLVRQAWGIGESAIGNLIGLLETHGIRVFSLSEDTSSVNAFSFWRDNKPFVFLNNFKTAESSIFDTAHELGHLVLHKQDNIRDIKNAEKEANAFASAFLMPENDIKSRIGYPITVDVILKAKLRWRVSAMALAYRLHTLGMLTPWQYKSICIELGRRGYRTDEPIGVRRETSTIWIKVLQSLWRNKISKHEIAQDLNWPLEELEGLIQFLEHKGKLSNESKNLSLVK
- the imm45 gene encoding Imm45 family immunity protein encodes the protein MAFIAHYPTMKSKFVKLKDFKQPYFSRGGVFQINRKETQEEPVEFMILFNGTGDPTYMGLLIRTGPEAGRILVNLPNECLDEGTRMINKQWLLKNWEKYVCDCDVKDVLYKDYYQIENYIRSDIEFESYHINPEDNNNFIKLADYEEDFLDFGGVFRLDAEWPYEEKVDFIISEIPSSSKDRKYALVVSSGVKSGHILVFLPNECLDENEKLSKNWMLENWEKWVYPEADIQNVYYTKRYNLS
- a CDS encoding phage baseplate plug family protein, with amino-acid sequence MIQIPLIPTPSQTMNVVLNQQSYRLDLYQRSTGLYLNLWRNSAMIVSGALCQNKNPIIHASYLGIGGDLLFIDTLGNDDPRYDGLGSRFILVFIAAGEKQ
- a CDS encoding phage baseplate protein is translated as MPFPVIPLPDVWDVPVAVGVPAVLGQSIEQGVRASVSTTAGKVLENWLVHQASQHWGIFAKQRIGNTDGVRKVLSSGHVASVDFGSQHSVATAPLENGAFTAYNKIAQPYNAVIEMVCDGTETGDDSILQRLKSLTSQGTSILGSDDILNGVMSVLGGGRFDQGISVRKSFLDTLDALSKNTELYQVVTPEKTYENANITGYRFRRDSRSGITMIVAEIAIQEIRQTATAEYKNTKEPAGADTVQRGSVQTIEPPSTIRNAF
- a CDS encoding phage tail fiber protein, whose product is MAGGLITSANAIFMLTFTGLFNAPVRLENFSADRAFEAEAIELAETKMSIDGFLNRGYVPRAVSMTVTLSAASKSIPYFDALIMASQQSRTVITLGGEISIPDTGRKFTLLNGCLTNGSVFPSAGTTLEDQTYTLQWERVLPAGI
- a CDS encoding DUF3383 family protein, producing the protein MAGIPISKLISVTPSVLTPGTGINQLTGLIISNSTKATDQKVVPFTSAASVATTFGATSAEYAMAQAYFSGTRTSLFSPNVLYIAGLGSSSSGITPDYLDLIAGQAAFTGFTTNWNLSFAEKQACAQWVESRNKRQWFVAWDNDQEAITQGSSKSFGSWLQGQSLNGTTVLYDATGLSAAGALGWMASIDFTATNGRTGLSYQSNGNVTPTVIDGTTARTLEANGYNYYGSYDTQASSRQWFYPGTVSGSFGFADSYINQIWLNTSLQNALVNMMQTVKNIPFNALGDSYISSAVQDTINQAVTFGAIRDGVNLAQSQIQNINSQAGNTSAAQTLATRGWYFIPGASKALPFVRTTRGPITPVLFYTDGGSVQTIKLAAVEVQ